Sequence from the Zeugodacus cucurbitae isolate PBARC_wt_2022May chromosome 2, idZeuCucr1.2, whole genome shotgun sequence genome:
gaagaaacatattatcactgaatttcttcaaaatacctgagagacttacctatattttcggaagcgcgatgccacactataaatgcagtatttgtgcaaagttctgttccgatatcttcactagtgtttactttatattttgtaaagtaaacgattcagatcgacttcacaaTCCTAGTACAGTGAAAGCTCGCTAATCCGAATTAATGATTGCACACCCCAATTCGGATTAGCGAAATATTCGGATTAGTGGataggctatatttatgtattttatttcacataagATGACGCCATTCGAAAATAAAACTCGGGATAGTActtcagaactaattttatttattattatatttttaagaaagaatattgcttacaccttatttattatgtttttttaacgaaatttgtGATGCAAGTTTGTTTCTGTTTCAATACACATGCTTCTAAAGCTTTATTACGCATTTCCTTGAGTACTAATATTTGATCAGTGTCTATGCCTCGTTGCTTTGCCCAatctatacttatatttaaagcTTGTACAGCTTCATGATTTTTAACGCGCTTAATCATATTAGATTCTGCTTCTTCGTCTTCTGTAACCAATTCTGAGGTACTACATGCAACCACACTACTGCCAGAGTCATTAATCCAGGCAAGAACTTCATCTTCAGAAAGTTCCACGTCAGTATTGCGGCGAAATAAATTTGTGATTGCACGAAATTCTTCATTTTCTTCAAAACGAGCCGAAAGGTCACTCTCCGGTAATTCTTGTTGTAAGACTGACAATGGAATGTTATCTTCTGAAGCCCATCTCTGGGTATGAATATTTTTCCAACAGGACTTTAGAGTGGAATCCGATACCCTGCTCCAAGATCGCTTAAGCAATTCACAAGCGTCGTACATACTgaattgtttcaaaaaaatgtcaGTACTGTCTGATTCAGAATTGACCAATTCACACAAGAGGtcttttttgtaataaagtttAGTCAGGCGTATCGCATTTTGATCCATAGGTTGGATAATGCTAGTACAATTTGGAGGGAGAAACATAGTTTTATATTGTCCACATTCAGATGCCAACGGCTCCCCATGACATGTTGCATTATCCAATATCAATAGACCTTTTTTCGGCAAATTATTTTCAGTCTGATAGTTTTTTACCTGTGGTATAAACGATTTGAAAAACCATTCAGTAAAAATGTATGTTGTCATCCATGCATTTTTTGATGAGTAATATTCAATCACCCTTTGTTTTTTAAATGACCGAGGGTTTTTTGATTTACCAACCACTGCAATCTGTAGCTTGTGACTTCCAGTCTTATTAGCACAACATAAGAAGGTGATTCTCTCTTTGCTCATTTTGGTGCCTGGAgctgatttttctttaaaatgcaCTAAAGTTTTGTCTGgaaacattttccaaaaaagtcCAGACTCATCAGCATTATAAATTTGGTCGTCCAACAAATTTTCAGCTTCAATTACATTGTAGAGCTCATTTTGAAAAGCAGGAACAAGATCTGGTCTAGCAGATAAAGACTCTCcgca
This genomic interval carries:
- the LOC128924157 gene encoding jerky protein homolog-like, which gives rise to MFSKCEWNFTTNGTSFDMHTHFWNSITRDDINLNYNMAKRRAHKTLSLADKIKIIQEIDRGQSGKLLADKYGVGTSTICDIKKNSENIRRFAENSDEKLLKQRKTLKTGEYEEFEQKLYAWFEEKRSRHQTISAGVLRQKAKSLYQKMYNNDSFKASDGWFQKFKKRFSVRNLKICGESLSARPDLVPAFQNELYNVIEAENLLDDQIYNADESGLFWKMFPDKTLVHFKEKSAPGTKMSKERITFLCCANKTGSHKLQIAVVGKSKNPRSFKKQRVIEYYSSKNAWMTTYIFTEWFFKSFIPQVKNYQTENNLPKKGLLILDNATCHGEPLASECGQYKTMFLPPNCTSIIQPMDQNAIRLTKLYYKKDLLCELVNSESDSTDIFLKQFSMYDACELLKRSWSRVSDSTLKSCWKNIHTQRWASEDNIPLSVLQQELPESDLSARFEENEEFRAITNLFRRNTDVELSEDEVLAWINDSGSSVVACSTSELVTEDEEAESNMIKRVKNHEAVQALNISIDWAKQRGIDTDQILVLKEMRNKALEACVLKQKQTCITNFVKKT